In Nitrososphaerota archaeon, one genomic interval encodes:
- a CDS encoding formylmethanofuran dehydrogenase subunit B codes for MQTYQDVVCTVCGCLCDDLEVDVDGNKVMKARNACAMGTSKFLSYTHDRIETPMIRKNGSQQPANLDEAITKVAEMLVNAKYPAIYGLALSSCETVRIALELTEEVGGVMDNQSVVCHGPGVLGLHEIGVSSCSLGEIKHRADLILCWGCNPDEAHPRHFERYSYTAKGRWRNGKADRKLVVVDVRQTSTARKADKFVQVDQGKDYELINALRTALRYEQIQQENVAGIPVEEIEELAELLRNAEFGVILFGLGVTQTSGKGRNLDGLFSLTRDLNKYTKFQIMPARGHFNVNGVNEVSAWQTGFPYGIDFSHGYPWYNPGETTVTDIVRRGENDAMLVVASDPIAHFPKALANRIRQLPLAAIDPVHSVTTMVADIVIPSAFAGIEYEGTAYRMDGVALPLKKVVEPPQGVLSDEDILKKILDKVREIKGRSA; via the coding sequence TTGCAGACCTATCAAGACGTGGTTTGCACAGTGTGCGGATGCCTCTGCGACGATCTCGAAGTCGATGTTGACGGAAACAAAGTGATGAAGGCGCGGAACGCCTGCGCCATGGGCACAAGCAAATTTCTAAGCTACACACACGACCGAATCGAGACACCTATGATCCGAAAGAATGGGTCACAGCAACCAGCCAATCTTGACGAAGCGATCACGAAGGTAGCTGAGATGCTTGTCAACGCAAAATATCCCGCCATCTACGGGCTCGCTCTATCAAGCTGCGAAACAGTGAGAATCGCTCTAGAGCTCACAGAAGAGGTCGGTGGAGTAATGGATAACCAGTCAGTTGTCTGCCACGGGCCTGGTGTGCTGGGTCTGCACGAAATCGGTGTATCTAGCTGCAGCCTAGGCGAAATCAAGCATCGAGCAGATTTAATTCTCTGCTGGGGATGCAACCCGGATGAGGCTCATCCACGTCACTTTGAGCGTTACAGCTACACTGCGAAGGGGCGCTGGAGGAACGGAAAAGCAGATAGGAAGCTTGTCGTGGTTGACGTACGGCAGACCTCTACTGCGCGAAAAGCTGACAAGTTCGTTCAGGTTGATCAGGGAAAAGATTACGAACTCATAAATGCGCTTCGAACCGCCCTTAGATACGAACAGATCCAGCAGGAGAATGTAGCAGGTATCCCAGTTGAAGAGATCGAGGAGCTTGCTGAACTGTTAAGAAACGCAGAGTTCGGTGTCATCCTCTTCGGTCTAGGCGTAACTCAGACCAGTGGAAAGGGACGAAACCTCGACGGTCTCTTCTCCCTAACAAGAGATCTGAACAAATACACAAAGTTCCAGATAATGCCTGCTAGAGGCCACTTCAATGTCAACGGAGTAAATGAAGTCTCAGCTTGGCAAACAGGCTTCCCATACGGCATTGACTTTAGCCACGGCTACCCATGGTACAATCCCGGTGAAACAACCGTAACCGACATTGTCCGCAGAGGTGAAAATGATGCCATGCTTGTCGTTGCCTCAGATCCTATCGCGCATTTCCCCAAAGCATTAGCTAACCGCATACGCCAATTACCTCTAGCTGCAATAGATCCTGTGCACTCAGTTACAACAATGGTTGCTGACATTGTAATTCCATCAGCCTTCGCTGGAATTGAGTACGAGGGCACCGCGTACAGAATGGATGGCGTAGCTTTGCCGCTGAAGAAGGTGGTGGAGCCGCCTCAAGGAGTCCTTTCGGACGAAGATATTCTGAAGAAAATACTTGATAAGGTTCGTGAAATTAAGGGGAGGTCTGCTTAA
- a CDS encoding G1 family endopeptidase has product MNSRGKLALIVIISMVLLTPTYALTSVTFFTNAPRIHLRSGVSSNWSGYAVETNLASPQMGSVSDVKGSWTVPAVDCSATPSAYSSFWVGIDGYASSTVEQTGTDSDCSSGVPKYYAWYEMYPKFPVNLKMTISPGDLMTGEVQFIGKGSFRITITDTTTGATFTTTQKSTRAQRSSAEWVAEAPSSSGGVLPLANFGTVNFQNAQVTINGITGTINNGTWQNDAITMTTQSGTVKAQPSALSTDGSSFSVTWRHS; this is encoded by the coding sequence TTGAATAGTAGAGGAAAACTCGCGTTAATAGTCATCATATCAATGGTTCTCTTGACCCCAACTTATGCGCTAACATCTGTGACGTTCTTCACAAATGCACCAAGAATCCACCTGAGAAGCGGGGTCAGCTCAAACTGGTCCGGCTACGCTGTTGAAACCAATTTGGCTTCACCGCAGATGGGCTCAGTATCAGATGTTAAAGGATCTTGGACTGTGCCAGCAGTAGACTGCTCAGCCACACCGAGCGCCTATTCATCCTTCTGGGTGGGCATCGACGGATACGCCTCAAGCACGGTTGAGCAGACTGGGACAGATTCAGACTGCTCCTCAGGAGTACCAAAGTATTACGCCTGGTATGAGATGTACCCCAAATTCCCAGTGAATCTAAAGATGACAATAAGCCCAGGAGACCTAATGACCGGTGAAGTTCAGTTCATCGGCAAAGGCAGCTTCAGAATAACAATTACTGACACAACAACAGGAGCGACCTTCACAACAACCCAGAAATCAACCAGAGCCCAAAGATCTTCAGCAGAATGGGTGGCTGAAGCACCATCTTCCTCCGGAGGCGTACTTCCATTAGCTAACTTCGGAACAGTCAACTTCCAGAATGCACAAGTAACCATAAACGGTATCACCGGCACAATAAACAACGGGACTTGGCAGAACGACGCAATAACCATGACAACACAGTCAGGGACAGTAAAGGCACAGCCCTCTGCGCTCTCAACAGATGGAAGTAGCTTCTCCGTAACTTGGAGGCACTCTTAG
- the mfnA gene encoding tyrosine decarboxylase MfnA: MDERGLSEAAVFKALENVLSKDARYSSGKILCSMCSEPLDTAKKAYNLAVEKNLGDESLFPGTAQIERDVVSMLGSLLSNAEAKGHIISGGTEANITALWVARSLDKKGRREILLPESAHFSFETAANLLELKLVKIPLTDRFTVDTSEVRKAVSRDTLAVIGIAGSTGLGTVDTIPELSDIALEHGAYLHIDATFGGFVLPFLQDLGLYKGIFDFKALGVKSISIDPHKMGLCPIPAGAILFRDESLLSAISRSVLYIGQRGPKFTTITGTRPGAPAVAVWTALKLLGRSGYRQIVKQCMENTLALADDLRQIDGVHLLAEPTMNILGFTCSGLDNRIVVDALAKKGWALSLFPTHIRVAVMPHTVSQHLKVFSTDLKTVLTQLR; encoded by the coding sequence ATGGATGAGCGGGGATTAAGCGAGGCCGCTGTCTTCAAGGCTCTTGAGAATGTGCTTAGCAAAGATGCTCGGTACAGCTCGGGCAAAATACTGTGCTCAATGTGCTCTGAGCCTCTTGACACAGCCAAGAAAGCCTACAACCTAGCTGTCGAAAAGAACCTTGGAGATGAATCCCTCTTCCCCGGCACGGCGCAGATTGAACGGGACGTCGTCTCAATGCTGGGGAGCCTACTCTCCAACGCAGAAGCAAAAGGACACATAATCTCAGGCGGCACTGAAGCCAACATCACCGCTCTCTGGGTTGCTCGCAGCCTAGACAAAAAAGGTAGGCGCGAAATCCTTCTGCCCGAGTCGGCGCACTTCTCCTTCGAAACAGCGGCAAACCTTCTTGAACTAAAACTCGTAAAGATTCCTTTAACCGATAGATTCACAGTTGACACATCAGAGGTCCGTAAAGCAGTCAGCAGAGACACGCTCGCAGTAATAGGTATAGCCGGCTCAACGGGCCTAGGAACTGTCGACACTATCCCCGAGCTCTCAGACATTGCTCTTGAACACGGTGCTTACCTGCATATTGACGCAACCTTCGGAGGTTTCGTCCTTCCCTTCCTGCAGGATCTTGGACTCTACAAAGGAATCTTCGACTTCAAGGCTCTAGGTGTCAAATCGATCAGCATCGATCCGCATAAGATGGGACTGTGTCCAATCCCAGCCGGAGCTATACTGTTCCGAGATGAATCTCTTCTATCCGCTATCAGCAGATCGGTACTCTACATAGGTCAGAGAGGGCCAAAGTTCACCACCATCACCGGCACGAGGCCTGGTGCACCAGCAGTCGCCGTATGGACTGCGCTGAAGTTACTAGGCCGGAGCGGCTACCGGCAAATCGTGAAGCAATGCATGGAAAATACATTAGCGCTGGCAGATGATTTACGGCAGATAGACGGTGTTCACCTGCTGGCTGAGCCGACGATGAACATTTTAGGCTTCACCTGCTCTGGACTAGACAACCGCATCGTTGTAGATGCGCTAGCTAAGAAAGGCTGGGCTCTCTCACTCTTTCCGACACATATCCGAGTCGCGGTGATGCCTCACACCGTATCTCAACATCTGAAGGTATTCTCAACAGACCTCAAAACGGTGCTGACCCAGCTAAGATAG
- a CDS encoding kinase, which translates to MKIVTVKTPARLHMGILDVNGGLGRIYGSLGLAIQKPTVVLEASESDILQVEGLDRRRAEQAAKTFLQHFNIDRPCRIKVKSTIPSHVGLGSGTQLRLAVAKSLATLYRVDGSTRELAGIMGRGTVSGIGTAAFDHGGFNIDGGVPTMEENRRLPAPIIFSQPFPEDWLLVVAIPDASKGYSGPIEDRAFADLPSAPPELVGRMCRVLVMKLLPSLVEHDIRGFGSALTELQRLTGECFSSIQGGQFAGNIVSETVRFLLNEGAYGAGQSSWGPTVYGLVEGCSAAESLVKQVRAFLDASVGGRVFYTAANNNGAEVKVSEDIKQ; encoded by the coding sequence ATGAAGATCGTTACCGTGAAAACACCTGCCCGACTGCATATGGGAATACTTGACGTGAATGGAGGGCTCGGTAGAATCTACGGCTCACTAGGCCTCGCGATTCAGAAACCCACTGTCGTTCTCGAAGCGTCCGAATCCGATATTTTACAGGTAGAGGGTCTGGATCGAAGACGTGCAGAGCAAGCGGCTAAAACTTTCCTTCAACACTTCAACATAGATAGGCCATGTCGCATAAAGGTGAAAAGCACAATCCCGTCTCACGTCGGCCTAGGATCAGGAACCCAGCTCCGTCTAGCAGTAGCAAAATCTCTAGCAACGCTCTACCGTGTAGACGGCTCTACGCGTGAACTCGCCGGCATAATGGGTCGAGGCACTGTCTCAGGCATTGGTACTGCAGCGTTCGACCACGGCGGCTTCAACATAGACGGCGGTGTGCCGACAATGGAGGAGAACAGGAGGCTTCCCGCCCCAATTATCTTCAGCCAGCCTTTCCCGGAGGATTGGCTTTTAGTCGTCGCGATACCTGATGCTTCGAAAGGTTATAGCGGTCCAATCGAGGATCGTGCCTTCGCGGATCTTCCATCAGCCCCGCCTGAACTAGTGGGACGAATGTGCAGGGTGCTGGTGATGAAGCTGTTACCCTCCCTGGTTGAACATGACATCAGGGGCTTCGGCTCCGCGTTAACTGAGCTTCAACGGTTAACTGGCGAATGCTTCAGCAGTATACAGGGTGGACAGTTCGCAGGAAACATAGTTTCAGAAACGGTGAGATTCCTGTTGAATGAGGGTGCCTATGGGGCGGGCCAAAGTTCTTGGGGGCCAACGGTCTATGGGCTTGTTGAAGGCTGCTCCGCAGCTGAATCTCTTGTAAAACAGGTTCGAGCCTTCCTCGATGCTTCTGTCGGAGGCAGGGTCTTCTATACTGCCGCAAACAACAATGGGGCGGAGGTCAAAGTTTCGGAGGATATCAAACAGTAA
- a CDS encoding LLM class flavin-dependent oxidoreductase, whose translation MIKFGVGLIPDEDYSLTVRRAVKAEKAGFDYVLMSDHLKGRNAYVSLTIVAENTRKVRIGPGVTNPYLIHPAVTAQILASLSEIAPGRVVCGIGAGDKEGLRRLGVEQVRPVAAVRKAAQTISTLLADRRIPILVGAQGDRMLRLAGEIGDGIIINSADPRECKRAVEIVRRSGLETGRTLDGFEWGAEMPFSAARSWDEAVKQVRSKVAVIVSGCPDPVLERLSIPLEDRERVKDALRRNDRDAVASAVTSEMVDSLAVAGTPDACLMKIQQLIKSGVTLLVLAPPLGPTWDEAVNLIAEEALPRMR comes from the coding sequence ATGATAAAATTTGGAGTTGGGCTTATTCCGGATGAGGATTACAGTCTCACCGTTAGACGTGCGGTGAAGGCTGAAAAGGCTGGGTTTGACTATGTGTTAATGAGCGATCATCTGAAGGGAAGGAACGCGTATGTATCCCTTACAATAGTTGCAGAGAATACTCGAAAGGTGAGAATAGGGCCAGGCGTCACTAACCCCTACCTGATCCACCCAGCTGTTACGGCTCAGATCCTTGCATCTCTGAGTGAAATCGCACCTGGCCGAGTAGTGTGCGGCATCGGAGCTGGTGATAAGGAAGGCCTCAGAAGACTCGGCGTAGAGCAGGTCCGACCAGTTGCAGCTGTTAGAAAGGCAGCTCAAACCATCAGCACGCTTCTAGCCGACCGCCGTATCCCGATTCTAGTTGGTGCGCAAGGGGATCGGATGCTCAGGCTTGCCGGCGAAATAGGTGACGGCATCATAATTAACTCGGCTGACCCGCGTGAGTGTAAACGAGCTGTGGAGATTGTGAGGCGAAGTGGTTTAGAGACCGGCAGGACTCTGGACGGTTTCGAGTGGGGGGCTGAGATGCCTTTCTCAGCGGCTCGAAGCTGGGATGAGGCGGTTAAACAGGTTCGCTCGAAAGTAGCTGTTATCGTGTCGGGATGTCCTGACCCGGTTTTGGAGCGGCTCAGTATCCCGCTGGAGGATCGTGAGCGAGTTAAAGATGCGCTTAGACGGAACGATCGCGACGCAGTTGCTAGCGCGGTGACGTCGGAGATGGTTGACTCGCTGGCGGTCGCAGGGACACCTGACGCTTGTTTGATGAAGATTCAACAACTAATCAAGAGCGGAGTTACGCTACTGGTTCTCGCACCACCGCTTGGACCGACTTGGGATGAAGCGGTTAACCTGATTGCAGAGGAAGCCCTGCCGAGGATGCGTTGA
- a CDS encoding Lrp/AsnC ligand binding domain-containing protein: MELDAVDYRILVSLQKDSRMAIKDVAREANVSLPTARTRIKRLIDIGVIKQFTTVLDQEKLFGGVTALISLKCEVPDLKNVGEGIKQMDEVSDAYFTTGEHNLTVKVSVPDLKALEEFVTEKLSAVQGLKYIRSDLVTGTIKEHYDTPLRPGYGVRIPCQTCKKDIRGDMVKMNIGGHEFYFCCTSCAGLFKKERESLVS; encoded by the coding sequence TTGGAGCTTGACGCTGTTGATTACCGTATACTCGTATCGCTGCAGAAGGACAGCCGGATGGCCATTAAGGATGTTGCTCGGGAGGCGAATGTGAGTCTCCCGACCGCCCGCACTAGAATTAAGCGGCTTATCGACATCGGTGTGATTAAGCAGTTCACCACTGTTCTTGATCAGGAGAAGCTATTCGGCGGCGTCACCGCATTGATAAGTTTGAAGTGTGAAGTCCCTGATTTGAAGAATGTCGGAGAAGGGATTAAGCAGATGGATGAAGTTTCGGACGCCTACTTCACAACGGGGGAGCATAACTTGACGGTGAAGGTTTCTGTTCCTGATCTTAAGGCGCTGGAAGAGTTCGTGACCGAGAAGCTAAGCGCGGTTCAAGGTCTCAAGTATATTCGTAGCGATCTGGTAACCGGGACAATCAAAGAGCACTACGACACACCTCTTCGACCCGGGTACGGAGTAAGAATCCCTTGTCAAACCTGCAAGAAGGATATTAGAGGTGACATGGTGAAGATGAACATCGGAGGACATGAGTTTTATTTCTGCTGCACAAGCTGCGCAGGACTTTTCAAGAAGGAACGAGAAAGCCTCGTATCCTGA
- a CDS encoding formylmethanofuran dehydrogenase subunit A, whose protein sequence is MSQDIIIKNGTVFDPVNKIDGEVMDIAVSNGKIVERVNESSAKVIDASGKVVLAGGVDIHSHIAGPKVNMARILRPEDHYRNLKPKTAVKRSGVGTSCPSTFTTGYDYSEMGYTTVFEPANPPLKMLHVIEELNDIPMLDKACYPLFGNNWHVMEYLKNNQQDELAAYVAWMLRSVKGYAVKLVNPGGVENWKWGGESSPLDEPVKHFDVTPRQIIQGMCKAVKQLNLPHQMHIHANMLGTPGNYETAVETLDSVRQIAGANDGKPVIHLTHVQFNIYDGTNWMNLSSGAEHLAKYINNHSHASIDIGQVVFSDTTTMTADGPFEFKLQGMTGERWVNGDIEAETGCGIVPIHYKKSNYVHAIMWITGLEAALMVDDPWKVCMTTDHPNGGYFTTYPRVMAWLMSKKARQKLTNKVNKRARSKTALESLDREYSFSEVLVSTRAGTARLLGLNNKGHLGVGADADIAIHDLDFRKIDPSTTPRKFRKAMQKAIYTIKDGEIVVKDGEVVKSVPGRIYWADAKVSDDLAIAVESDLSKTFQDYYSVQMSNYIIAEKHVLNSTPVRVTAEV, encoded by the coding sequence ATGTCGCAGGATATCATCATCAAAAATGGAACGGTCTTCGACCCAGTTAACAAGATAGACGGCGAAGTCATGGATATTGCTGTCAGCAACGGCAAAATCGTTGAGAGAGTGAATGAGTCCAGCGCCAAAGTTATCGACGCTTCAGGCAAGGTGGTCTTGGCTGGCGGAGTCGATATTCACTCGCACATAGCCGGGCCGAAGGTGAACATGGCTCGCATTCTCAGACCAGAAGATCATTACAGGAATCTGAAGCCTAAAACTGCTGTAAAGCGATCCGGCGTCGGTACATCCTGCCCATCAACCTTCACAACCGGCTACGATTACTCAGAGATGGGTTACACAACGGTATTCGAGCCTGCGAACCCGCCTCTGAAGATGCTTCACGTCATAGAGGAGCTTAATGATATACCGATGCTGGACAAAGCCTGCTACCCCTTATTTGGAAACAACTGGCATGTAATGGAGTATCTGAAGAATAACCAGCAGGACGAGCTTGCAGCATATGTTGCATGGATGCTTAGATCAGTAAAGGGCTACGCGGTGAAGCTGGTTAACCCCGGTGGCGTAGAGAACTGGAAGTGGGGTGGCGAATCATCTCCGCTAGACGAACCTGTAAAGCACTTCGACGTAACACCGCGACAAATCATCCAAGGCATGTGCAAGGCTGTGAAGCAGCTTAACCTGCCTCACCAAATGCATATTCACGCGAACATGCTTGGAACACCCGGAAACTATGAGACCGCAGTGGAGACTCTTGACTCAGTTCGGCAGATAGCAGGTGCAAATGACGGAAAACCTGTTATCCATCTCACCCATGTTCAATTCAATATTTACGATGGAACCAACTGGATGAACCTCTCCTCAGGAGCTGAGCATCTGGCAAAATACATCAACAACCATAGTCACGCCTCAATAGATATCGGGCAGGTAGTTTTCTCCGACACAACCACGATGACAGCTGACGGACCCTTTGAGTTCAAACTTCAAGGAATGACTGGGGAACGATGGGTTAACGGCGATATCGAGGCTGAAACAGGCTGCGGCATCGTCCCTATACATTACAAGAAGAGTAACTACGTTCATGCCATAATGTGGATCACAGGGCTCGAAGCCGCATTAATGGTTGACGACCCGTGGAAGGTCTGTATGACTACGGACCACCCGAACGGAGGCTACTTCACAACCTACCCCCGAGTAATGGCTTGGCTTATGAGCAAAAAGGCTCGGCAGAAACTCACCAACAAGGTGAACAAGCGTGCGAGAAGCAAAACTGCGCTTGAAAGCCTCGACCGTGAATACAGCTTCTCAGAGGTGCTTGTCTCAACCCGCGCGGGAACTGCCCGCCTCCTCGGATTGAATAACAAAGGCCACCTAGGAGTAGGCGCAGACGCTGATATTGCGATACACGATCTTGACTTCAGAAAGATAGATCCCTCAACAACCCCAAGAAAGTTCCGCAAGGCAATGCAGAAAGCAATCTACACAATCAAGGATGGCGAAATCGTTGTGAAGGACGGCGAAGTAGTAAAGTCGGTGCCGGGACGAATATACTGGGCCGACGCAAAGGTTTCAGACGATCTTGCCATTGCAGTTGAATCAGATCTGAGCAAAACGTTCCAAGACTACTACTCAGTTCAAATGAGCAATTACATAATTGCGGAGAAGCACGTGCTCAACTCCACCCCTGTGAGGGTAACGGCGGAGGTATAG
- a CDS encoding molybdopterin dinucleotide-binding protein, protein MTSLQVTVLSGRTLRQGVGKEAGKTSDRYRTAVSVCEMHPEDITALLIKPGDYVRLTTAYGTVVLKSASSNQFPRRGVVYIAYGPYANQLFGPDTGSSGMPTFKGLIATVEPAGPEQFKKIEELFNAEENI, encoded by the coding sequence ATGACCAGCCTGCAAGTTACGGTACTGTCAGGCCGAACGCTGAGGCAAGGCGTAGGGAAAGAGGCCGGGAAAACCTCTGACCGATACCGCACCGCCGTCTCAGTATGCGAGATGCATCCTGAAGATATTACTGCTCTCTTAATCAAGCCGGGTGACTATGTGCGGCTGACTACCGCATACGGTACCGTTGTCTTGAAGAGCGCATCCTCAAACCAGTTCCCCAGAAGAGGCGTAGTGTACATTGCCTACGGCCCCTATGCAAACCAACTCTTCGGCCCAGACACTGGCAGCTCCGGCATGCCTACATTCAAAGGCTTAATTGCCACCGTGGAACCAGCTGGTCCTGAACAGTTCAAGAAGATTGAAGAACTGTTTAACGCAGAGGAGAATATCTAG
- a CDS encoding nucleotidyltransferase domain-containing protein yields the protein MEVPQVPRGQITVYYRPVDALARLLGEAKPDETEQCAVDFASLIKDRSGVPASNLGVSGSIKIGLHTPSSDIDIIVYGRNESMRVREALKHLLREGDPVRHYHPDEMKRLYHFRVADTKMPYDQFARHEARKNFQGIYRDREFFIRYLPNSSEIGEAYGDVKYHTEGYVKVKALVTDASESFYTPCRYRLTQVESLKGPTVPDITEVVSFRGRFCEQAETGERVVLQGKLEWVITATGSHRRVLLGGTPSDSMISLSLLNTKSS from the coding sequence ATGGAGGTTCCTCAAGTCCCCCGGGGCCAAATCACGGTCTACTACCGTCCAGTTGACGCTCTAGCTAGACTCCTAGGAGAAGCCAAGCCTGATGAAACTGAGCAGTGTGCAGTAGACTTCGCTTCCCTTATCAAAGATCGCTCCGGAGTCCCCGCTTCCAACCTCGGCGTCTCAGGCTCCATCAAAATCGGACTCCACACGCCATCTTCCGACATCGATATTATCGTCTATGGTCGCAACGAATCTATGCGTGTCAGAGAGGCATTGAAGCATCTGCTCAGAGAAGGCGACCCCGTAAGGCACTATCACCCAGATGAGATGAAGCGGCTCTATCATTTCCGAGTGGCAGACACAAAGATGCCTTATGATCAGTTCGCTCGACATGAGGCGAGAAAAAACTTTCAAGGAATATATCGAGACCGAGAATTCTTCATCCGCTACCTTCCCAACTCATCCGAGATCGGTGAAGCCTACGGAGACGTCAAATATCATACCGAAGGTTATGTTAAGGTTAAGGCGTTGGTGACCGACGCCTCAGAATCCTTCTACACTCCCTGCCGATACAGATTGACACAAGTAGAATCTCTGAAAGGGCCAACTGTACCTGATATCACTGAGGTAGTCTCTTTCAGAGGACGTTTCTGCGAGCAAGCCGAAACAGGCGAGAGGGTCGTGCTACAGGGTAAACTAGAGTGGGTTATTACCGCCACCGGCTCACATAGACGAGTTCTGCTAGGAGGCACGCCTTCAGACTCTATGATATCCTTGTCTCTGCTTAACACCAAAAGTAGCTGA
- a CDS encoding thrombospondin type 3 repeat-containing protein — protein sequence MIRKVAPITALIILITIAAMLPLAYSKPMYMAQVPQAFKDQCTLCHTSTSGMNGLNPFGADFERSGHSISSIGSLDSDGDGYSNAQELSAGTYPGDPKSYPGATSMGIGIDMIVFLVTAVVAVVAVVKFVILRR from the coding sequence TTGATACGTAAAGTCGCGCCGATAACCGCTCTGATAATACTAATCACCATTGCAGCTATGCTCCCTCTAGCGTACAGCAAACCCATGTACATGGCGCAGGTACCGCAAGCCTTCAAAGATCAATGCACCCTCTGCCACACCTCAACATCCGGAATGAACGGACTCAACCCCTTCGGCGCAGACTTTGAGAGAAGCGGACACTCAATCTCAAGCATCGGCAGCCTAGACTCTGATGGAGACGGGTACTCCAACGCCCAAGAACTATCTGCAGGCACCTATCCCGGGGATCCGAAATCCTATCCTGGAGCAACATCCATGGGAATCGGGATTGACATGATAGTTTTCCTCGTCACAGCGGTGGTAGCCGTAGTTGCCGTTGTGAAATTCGTCATTCTACGGAGATAG
- a CDS encoding dihydropteroate synthase-like protein, whose translation MKVLLVTGRLAEPIVRRYASESRLKAEVIALPFAVAALMTSRYIATHLKSQGVTGFDLVMVPGLVKGDVSTISEAVGVSTFKGPRYAADLPSVLNLLSEDKIKLSTAVPACDLIREQLSHIALESIREAEANREYLLKRPGNMMIGNLAVGRDFPARILAEIVDVPKMLDEEIRNRAIYYAESGADIIDIGMIAGLSQPKDAFRAVKIVKSAVDLPVSIDSLDPAEIESAVSAGVDMILSLDGGNIEAVASFASHIPAVVIPTDFSRSLFPKEAAAKVQLIEQNFELARSAGFTKLIADPILDPLIHPGSVESILAAEHFRRLHPDYLMMLGVGNAIELLDADTPGANAVFAGITAELEVSILLTTEVSDKASGSVAELSTLSDMMFLARRRNSAPKDLGLDLLILKEKRRNDEPFNQNLLSEVTSVKPEEVSRSGSDPKGCFKILLDRRGREIVLLHYTRPDLEKPDLAIRGDNAAAVYKTAVQKGLLSSLEHAAYLGAEVTKAEIALKLGRSYVQDSPVF comes from the coding sequence ATGAAGGTTCTTCTGGTGACGGGGAGGCTGGCGGAGCCTATTGTGAGAAGATACGCCTCAGAGAGTCGTTTAAAGGCTGAGGTTATTGCTCTTCCATTCGCCGTCGCCGCTCTGATGACCTCCCGCTACATAGCTACCCATCTCAAGAGCCAAGGCGTAACAGGCTTCGATTTAGTGATGGTGCCGGGTTTGGTCAAAGGCGACGTTTCAACAATCTCTGAAGCGGTAGGTGTCTCAACGTTCAAGGGACCACGTTATGCAGCAGATCTGCCCTCAGTGCTTAACCTGCTGAGTGAAGACAAAATCAAGCTATCAACCGCGGTCCCAGCCTGCGACCTCATCCGTGAACAGCTAAGTCATATCGCGCTAGAATCTATCCGTGAAGCAGAAGCGAATCGGGAATATCTTCTGAAGCGACCGGGGAACATGATGATAGGAAACCTCGCGGTGGGCCGAGACTTCCCAGCACGAATACTCGCAGAGATCGTCGATGTCCCAAAGATGCTTGACGAAGAAATTAGAAACCGCGCCATTTACTATGCGGAATCCGGTGCCGACATCATAGACATCGGAATGATTGCTGGGCTCTCCCAACCTAAAGACGCTTTCCGAGCAGTCAAGATTGTGAAGAGCGCTGTTGATTTACCGGTCAGCATCGATAGTCTAGATCCCGCGGAGATCGAATCGGCAGTCTCAGCGGGCGTAGATATGATACTGAGCCTTGACGGAGGAAACATCGAAGCAGTAGCCAGCTTCGCCTCACATATTCCTGCAGTCGTAATCCCAACAGATTTCAGTCGTTCACTCTTCCCTAAAGAGGCGGCTGCAAAGGTTCAGCTGATTGAACAGAACTTTGAGCTGGCAAGAAGCGCAGGCTTCACCAAACTGATAGCCGATCCGATACTTGACCCGCTTATTCACCCAGGATCGGTGGAGTCGATTTTGGCCGCGGAGCATTTTCGGCGTCTGCATCCTGATTATTTGATGATGCTCGGCGTAGGTAATGCTATTGAGCTTCTCGATGCTGACACACCGGGAGCTAATGCTGTGTTCGCGGGGATAACTGCGGAGCTGGAAGTGAGCATTTTATTGACAACCGAGGTGAGCGATAAGGCAAGTGGCAGCGTCGCGGAGCTCTCAACACTCTCCGATATGATGTTCCTAGCGCGGAGGCGGAACTCTGCTCCTAAAGATCTCGGGCTCGACCTACTCATTTTGAAGGAGAAACGTAGAAATGATGAGCCGTTCAACCAAAACCTGCTGTCCGAAGTAACTTCAGTCAAACCTGAAGAGGTCAGCCGCTCCGGATCCGACCCGAAAGGTTGTTTCAAGATTCTCCTAGACCGAAGAGGTAGGGAAATAGTTCTTCTACACTACACTCGACCTGATCTTGAGAAGCCAGATCTAGCCATAAGAGGAGACAACGCCGCTGCTGTGTACAAGACAGCGGTTCAGAAGGGCTTGCTCTCCAGCCTAGAGCATGCGGCTTATCTTGGCGCCGAGGTGACTAAAGCTGAAATTGCGTTAAAGCTCGGGCGAAGCTATGTTCAAGACTCACCTGTCTTCTAA